The stretch of DNA TCAGCTAAATGTGATGGCAGGATACCTGCCACAGAATTTTTTGATAAATCCAGAACCTCCAGAGCAGCCAAATCACCAAACCGCACAGGGACCTCGCCTGATAAATTGTTTGTACTCAAGACCAGGACACGCAGCAAATGCAGGTCACCAATTCCAGGAGATATTGACCCATTGAACTTGTTGTAGCCAGCCTCGAAACTTTGAAGAGATGTACAGCTTGACAGCATATCGAGACTGCCCGACAACCGATTGCCACTCAAATTGACTGCTACCCCATTTGCACCCTTGCAGAACCCGAAAAACCCACCAGAAAGCGTGCTGTTGAACATATTGCTGTTGAGCAGCAAGCCATAGGAGTAATTTCCAACCAGATGCAAGTTAAGAGATGGTAACGCCCCGCTAAAGCCATTGTTGCTGAAATCATGGAGAGCAGCATTGCTAATGTCCCCAAGCACAGACCCAAAAGGGTTACCGATCAACGCAAGCCCAACCAATCCCTCATAGTACTGAATTACAACATCATCACCGATCAAACGGCTTGAGCATTTGCCCTCAACGGGCGAAAGGAGCGGCCCTGACAGTAAGTTCTGGCTGACATTGAGGTACTGCATACACCCTATCCTCAACTCAGCAGGCATGGAACCCTGCAAGCTGTTGGAGCTCAGATCAAGAAATGCCAAGTCCCCACACTCCCCAAGCCATTTGGGCACTGGACCACCAATATAGTTCTGCCCAAGGTTGACCGCCCGGAGGCGGCAGGAACCGTTCCTGTACCTCGGCAGCCGGCCGTCGAAGTTGGCCCTTGGTGCCCAGAGAACCTCCAGCGCTGGGTTGGTGACCACCTCCGGAGGTAGCCCGCCGAGGAAGGCGTTGAACTCCGGCTGGTCCCCGGCAGACGAAGTGAGGTTGGTGAGCACGAGCACGGCGAGGTCCCGGCAGTTGCCGAGCTCCGGGGGGATCCTGTCGGTGAGGCTGTTGCGGGAGACGTCGAGGACGcggagggcggcgaggcggccgaGGGCGCGCGGGAGGGCGCCCTCGAGGACGTTGCGGGAGACGTCGAGGACGCGGAGGCCGCGGCATTGGTCCACCGCGGAGGGGATTTCGCCGACGAGGAAGTTGCCGGCGAGGCGGAGGTGGGCGAGCGCGGGGCagggcggcgaggaggaggaggaggagttggagGAGGGCGGGAAGGGTATGGGCCCCGAGAGGCGGTTGGAGGTGAGGTTGAGGGCGCGGAGGGTCGGGGACGCGAGGTAGGCGGCGGGGATGGGGCCGGAGAAGTTGTTGCCGGAGAGGTCGAGGCGGAGGAGGCGCGGCGGGAGGAGGGCGGGGAGGGCGCCGGAGAGCGAGGCCGCGGGGAGGTCGATGGCGGCGACGGCCGAGGAGGCGGGGTGGCAGGTGACCCCGCGCCAATGGCAGTGGTCGGGGTCGGAGGAGGACCAGGAGGAGAGGACGGAGGCGGGGTCGCCGGTGACGGCGCCCTTgagcgcgaggagggccgcgtggtcgccggcggcggaggaggaggtggatgcCAGCGGGAgtacgacgaggaggaggaggacgggcgggaggaggaggagacggcACGGGACcgccatggcggcggcggcggcgaggtggggAGCGGAAgcgaaagggggggggggggggggggggggggggggtggggggggtgGGGAGCGGAGTGACTGAGACGTGTGGAGAAAGATGGGCGGTGTGGATTTTGGATTTTGAAAtatgttttgttttgttttgctttttCGGGGCGGCCGGATTTTACTCGAACCCCTACGTCTTCATCCGTAACGCTCCCGCCTATGAAGTTTCGTACTCATCCCCCATTTGAAGTGCCCCCTTTTATTCAAATGATCCTTTTGAAATGCTCTTTATTTCTTTTCGATCGCTTCATTTGAAGCACCCCTTTTTCCAAATGTTCCTTTTGAAGTactctttctttctttctttcttttttttattcgCAAAAAGAAATATGCTCTTTCTTTTTCACGATCCCGATTTGAAATACCTAGACCATATTTACGGACGATGACAAAACAACAGGTAATAGTCCAAGCTGAAAAAATTATACCAGCCTCCACATTTTTTTTACTCTTTTTTTATTATTTTGAATGATGGAAGGGCATCTAAGGGTCCACACGGCAAGAAACAGCAAGCGATGATACAATGTACTCCTACATAAGGACCTCGAGGGAAACATAGAATTGAAAAGTAGATTATGGCTTTTAAAAGGAGGACTCTAGCGGAAATCCGGTTTGACTCTTGGGAGCATATGCTCCTGTCCACCCAAAATGTTTTTTTGCAAATGTCaaaaattttggaaaaaaaatagATGCGTTTGTTGTCACACTAAAGCGCTACCTGCAAATTTTTAGGAGGAATGCttaagtattttgcaaataaaAACACGTGGAACGACAAATGTTACCTCTAAATATTACACTTATTTTTTTCACCGACGAAGTACCATCATCCCGTTTCGCATGAAAAATGTCAAGCATACTTGTTACACTAACAAAAACATCTAAAAAGAATTATTtactatttttttgaatttgctGTTCATCAGGGAGCATATGCACCCCAGAGCCAAAACAGGCCTCCTGGACTCGATAACATAAGATAGAATCACAATAGGATCCGATGCACCTTCCACTCAAATTCAGGCTCGCCGTCGTTTAGGGACGAACCACTTGACACGAGAAGACCTCTATAGTTGCAACTACACGCCATCTTTGAGCCGAACCAAAGTTGTAACCGCCTCCCTTATTGTAAAAGTACTAAGGTTCTTTCATGAATGATAGAAGGGTCCTAGAGGACCCATCGTTGCATCAAACATAAAACAATGATGCAATGTGGTTTATACAAGGACCCAAGGGCAAAGATAAATTTTCAAAGTAATTTGTGCCTTTTATATGGAGTGCCCTGGATTCTAGTAAAGAATTGGCTGCATTGTAAAATCTTATTCTCCCTCACCCGGTCTCTCTGATGCACTGCCCTCCTGAAAATAAATTTATGTTCGCTCCAACATTTGAAGGTGATCAACCGATAAGGCATGCAGAACCAGGGTAAAAAAACGATTCGTCTTGTAGGTTGGAAGGATACCTCAAAGCAAACCAAAGATTTGAGGTTTTAGTCAAAATCCTCCATGATACAGAAAACACTCCATGTGTAAAAAAAATGAGACCAACCCAAGGGCTAACCCTGGGTTCTACTAGTAAAGAATTGGCTGCATTGTAAAATCTTATTCTCCCTCACTCGGTCTCTCTGATGCACTGCCCTCCTGAAAATAAATTTATGTTTGCTCCAACATTTGAAGGTGATCAACTGATAAGGCATGCAGAACCAGGGTAAAAAACGATCCGTCTTGTAGGTTGGAAGGATACCTCGAAGCAAACCAAAGATTTGAGGTTTTAGTCAAAATCCTCCATGATACAGAAAACACTTCATGTGTAAAAAAAAATGAGACCAACCCAAGGGCTAACCCTGGGTTCTACTAGTAAAGAATTGGCTGCATTGTAAAATCTTATTCTCCCTCACTCGGTCTCTCTGATGCACTGCCCTCCTGAAAATAAATTTATGTTTGCTCCAACATTTGAAGGTGATCAACTGATAAGGCATGCAGAACCAGGGTAAAAAACGACCCGTCTTGTAGGTTGGAAGGATACCTCGAAGCAAACCAAAGATTTGAGGTTTTAGTCAA from Triticum urartu cultivar G1812 chromosome 3, Tu2.1, whole genome shotgun sequence encodes:
- the LOC125542694 gene encoding LRR receptor-like serine/threonine-protein kinase RPK2; this translates as MAVPCRLLLLPPVLLLLVVLPLASTSSSAAGDHAALLALKGAVTGDPASVLSSWSSSDPDHCHWRGVTCHPASSAVAAIDLPAASLSGALPALLPPRLLRLDLSGNNFSGPIPAAYLASPTLRALNLTSNRLSGPIPFPPSSNSSSSSSPPCPALAHLRLAGNFLVGEIPSAVDQCRGLRVLDVSRNVLEGALPRALGRLAALRVLDVSRNSLTDRIPPELGNCRDLAVLVLTNLTSSAGDQPEFNAFLGGLPPEVVTNPALEVLWAPRANFDGRLPRYRNGSCRLRAVNLGQNYIGGPVPKWLGECGDLAFLDLSSNSLQGSMPAELRIGCMQYLNVSQNLLSGPLLSPVEGKCSSRLIGDDVVIQYYEGLVGLALIGNPFGSVLGDISNAALHDFSNNGFSGALPSLNLHLVGNYSYGLLLNSNMFNSTLSGGFFGFCKGANGVAVNLSGNRLSGSLDMLSSCTSLQSFEAGYNKFNGSISPGIGDLHLLRVLVLSTNNLSGEVPVRFGDLAALEVLDLSKNSVAGILPSHLADASSLKVVMLDHNRLSGSIPPSFSELAQLSVFDVSFNNLSGDIPYLRHSADCGFFVGNPLLSRCLGPNASAPSSVSTNHQKWTQRLGGHMTKSKYLVVIIAASATALVSFVVAVLLFFVCERRKRAKIENFKKKAVVTFADAPAEINYDSIIQATSNFSIQNLIGTGGFGATYKAELAPGYLVAVKRLAMGRFQGLQQFDAEIATLGRIRHKNLVTLIGYHIGESDTFLIYNYLPGGNLESFIHEMGSRQVSWAEVYTIAMDVAQALAFLHGSCTPRIIHRDIKPSNILLDEDLNAYLSDFGLARLMEVTQTHATTDVAGTFGYVAPEYATTCRVSDKSDVYSFGVVLLELMSGKRSLDPSFSQFGDGFTIVAWGRMLMQEERTSEFFSPGLWDTSPKDRLTEMLKIAISCTSESLAVRLSMRQVAARLKQLRNDQ